A window of Mercenaria mercenaria strain notata chromosome 16, MADL_Memer_1, whole genome shotgun sequence contains these coding sequences:
- the LOC123540999 gene encoding serine protease inhibitor Cvsi-2-like encodes MRQAVIFSILVAIAVCIFHAFVNAESCTLASDCKSTACNTGYHVVCEHKETGVVQDAGLCTCAVDNLNCTSKDDCLALNLPSYTCISDDHKHCYDNKCICTWW; translated from the exons ATGCGTCAAGCAGTCATATTTTCGATACTTGTGGCCATTGCCG TGTgcatttttcatgcatttgtaaACGCAGAGAGTTGTACACTCGCCTCAGATTGCAAATCCACGGCATGCAATACTGGGTACCATGTAGTATGCGAACACAAAGAGACCGGAGTTGTTCAAGATGCCGGCCTATGTACCTGCGCAGTGGACAACTTAA ATTGCACATCTAAAGATGATTGTCTGGCCTTGAACCTACCCAGCTACACGTGTATCAGTGATGATCACAAACACTGTTATGATAACAAGTGCATCTGTACTTGGTGGTGA